The nucleotide window AACTGCGTCGTCTTTCGGGGACCGATTACCAATCTCAGGCCAAGCTCTTGGGGTACTTCGACCGCTTTCTGCTCGAAGAACACCTCACCGGTCCACCCGTTACCCGAAAGATCATCGAACAGTATTTACAAAGCCTTGCGCACTTGCGTCCCCGAGTACAATACAACCGCTTCTGCGTGGTCCGACAGTTGTGCGAGTACACCGCCCAGTCAGATCCGTCTTGCTATGTGCCCGAACTCATGAAGTGTGGTTCTGCCCAAAAAGCTCATCGCCCCTATATCGTCAGTAAATCGGAGATCGCGGCTTTGCTTTCGACCGCCTGGACATTGCCGCCACCAAAGTCGTTGCGGCCACACACTTACCACACGCTTCTCGGACTTCTGTATACCACGGGTATCCGTATCGGTGAGGCTTTCGGCTTGGCCCTCAAGGACTTCCACCGCGAGCAGAATCTGCTCTATATCGCCGAAGGCAAGTTCCGCAAGGCCCGATGGGTGCCCTTGCATCCGTCCACCTCTCAGGTTCTTGAGCAATATGTCCACAGAAGAGTCCAAAACGGTCCAAGGTCACCAGATTCCCCCCTGTTCATTAATCTGCAGGGGCGTCGCTTGCGCCACTGCGTAGTCCATCGCACTTTTGGCCAACTCCTTAAGCAATGCGGCCTAGTTCACAACCAAAACGCCGGCCCGCGCATCCACGACCTGCGGCACTATGCCGAGTTCCAAACTATGCCGAGTGAGCACAT belongs to Candidatus Eisenbacteria bacterium and includes:
- a CDS encoding tyrosine-type recombinase/integrase, which encodes MPSVTLHSWLSGQIGRFIELRRLSGTDYQSQAKLLGYFDRFLLEEHLTGPPVTRKIIEQYLQSLAHLRPRVQYNRFCVVRQLCEYTAQSDPSCYVPELMKCGSAQKAHRPYIVSKSEIAALLSTAWTLPPPKSLRPHTYHTLLGLLYTTGIRIGEAFGLALKDFHREQNLLYIAEGKFRKARWVPLHPSTSQVLEQYVHRRVQNGPRSPDSPLFINLQGRRLRHCVVHRTFGQLLKQCGLVHNQNAGPRIHDLRHYAEFQTMPSEHISSLSMNDLFMINSA